From a single Phacochoerus africanus isolate WHEZ1 chromosome 11, ROS_Pafr_v1, whole genome shotgun sequence genomic region:
- the LOC125111775 gene encoding stromelysin-1-like: MRNLPVLLLLCVAVCSSYPVDRAAVDKDDSMDFVQKYLEDYYNLTKDVKQVFRRKDSSLIVKKIQEMQKFLGLEVTGKLDSNTLEVMHKPRCGVPDVGYFSTFPGLPKWRKNDLTYRIVNYTLDLPRGVIDSVIEKALKIWEEVTPLTFSKISEGEADIMITFAVREHGDFSPFDGPGKVLAHAYAPGPGIYGDAHFDDDEQWTKDTSGANLFLVAAHELGHSLGLFHSTDSNALMYPVYNPLTDLARFRLSQDDVNGIQSLYGPPPASPPEHVEPTESTPPEPGTPATCDPALSFDAISTLRGEILFFKDRHFWRKSFRTLEPEFHLISSFWPPLPSSIDAAYEVISKDTVFTFKGTQFWAIRGNDVQPGYPRSIHTLGFPSTVKKIDAAISDKETKKTYFFVEDKYWRFDEKRQSMEAGFPKQIVEDFPGVEPKVDAVFEAFGFFYFFNGSSQFEFDPNAKKVTHVLKSNKWLNC; the protein is encoded by the exons ATGAGGAACCTTCCAGTTCTGCTGCTGCTATGTGTGGCAGTTTGCTCAAGTTATCCAGTGGACAGAGCTGCAGTGGACAAGGATGACAGCATGGACTTTGTTCAG AAATACCTGGAAGACTACTACAACCTTACAAAGGATGTGAAACAGGTTTTTAGAAGAAAGGACAGTAGTCTgattgttaaaaaaatacaagaaatgcagaagttcctggggttgGAGGTGACGGGGAAGCTGGATTCTAACACTCTGGAGGTGATGCATAAACCCAgatgtggagttcctgatgtTGGTTACTTCAGCACCTTTCCTGGCCTGCCCAAGTGGAGAAAAAATGACCTCACTTACAG GATTGTCAATTATACACTGGATTTGCCAAGAGGTGTTATTGATTCTGTCATTGAGAAAGCTCTGAAAATCTGGGAGGAAGTGACTCCACTTACATTCTCCAAGATTTCTGAAGGAGAGGCTGACATAATGATCACTTTTGCAGTtcgag AACACGGAGACTTCAGCCCTTTTGATGGACCTGGAAAAGTTTTGGCTCATGCCTATGCACCTGGGCCGGGAATTTATGGAGATGCTCACTTTGATGATGATGAACAATGGACAAAGGATACATCAG GGGCCAATTTATTCCTTGTTGCTGCCCATGAACTTGGCCATTCCCTGGGTCTCTTTCACTCGACTGACAGTAACGCTTTGATGTACCCAGTCTACAACCCACTTACAGACCTGGCTCGGTTCCGCCTTTCTCAAGATGATGTGAATGGCATTCAGTCCCTGTACG GAcctcccccagcttcccctccTGAGCACGTTGAGCCCACAGAATCTACACCTCCAGAACCTGGGACCCCGGCCACATGTGATCCTGCTTTGTCCTTCGATGCAATCAGCACTCTGAGGGGAGAAATCCTGTTCTTTAAGGACAG ACATTTTTGGCGCAAATCCTTTAGGACACTTGAACCTGAATTTCATTTGATCTCTTCGTTTTGGCCACCTCTTCCTTCAAGTATAGATGCTGCATATGAAGTTATTAGCAAAGACactgttttcacttttaaag gaactCAGTTCTGGGCTATCAGAGGAAATGATGTACAACCAGGTTACCCAAGAAGTATCCACACCCTGGGTTTTCCTTCAACAGTAAAGAAAATAGATGCAGCTATTTCTGATAAGGAGACGAAGAAAACATACTTCTTCGTAGAGGACAAATACTGGAG ATTTGATGAGAAGAGACAATCCATGGAGGCAGGTTTTCCCAAGCAAATAGTGGAAGACTTTCCAGGGGTTGAACCAAAAGTGGATGCTGTCTTTGAAGCATTTG ggtttttctatttcttcaatgGATCTTCGCAGTTCGAGTTTGACCCAAATGCAAAGAAAGTGACACATGTTTTGAAGAGTAACAAATGGTTGAATTGTTAG